One Sphingobium sp. CAP-1 genomic region harbors:
- a CDS encoding DUF885 domain-containing protein gives MTIFGGRSWLLAGAAFISLTTPVVQAQPQSADQAFEAIYTSEYDWRQKQSGPSEDGPKDQALALPDVGPKAQAMRLARWEEVERQLAAIRADQLSPEQKLNFAVYKGQIDALVAEQRYREYEKPLNADTSFWGDLAGWARDPLRDEAGARRYIAMLRDVPRFYDQQIANMRAGLKRGFTPAQITLQGRDIGVEQVAQAKSVENNPFYAPFRALPATIPADVQAQLRAEAQAAIAQAVVPAHQTLLTFLRRDYIPGARKDLAAYKLPDGKAYYQSKIREFVTLDKSPAEIHQIGLSEMARIRGQMAEVMRQVDFKGDLPAFLTFLRTDPQFYAKTPQELLNRAAWIAKMFDGKASDYFGRMPRMRFAIKPVPDDIAPFYTGGRGGPGIYLVNTYNLPSRPFYSQVALTLHESAPGHAMQMPLAAENKALPAFRRDTYLSAYGEGWALYCEALGEDMGLYETPYDRFGMLSYQAWRASRLVVDTGVHAMGWTRKQAQDYLHDNTALSDHEIETEVDRYIAWPGQALSYYMGELAFVEARRKAEKALGPKFNIRAFHDAVLALGAVPLPVIDQRVDQLIADGGKGPYPDEE, from the coding sequence GTGACGATCTTTGGCGGCCGGAGCTGGCTGCTTGCCGGGGCGGCTTTCATCAGTCTGACGACGCCCGTCGTTCAGGCGCAGCCGCAATCGGCCGATCAGGCGTTCGAGGCGATCTATACGTCCGAATATGACTGGCGGCAGAAGCAGTCCGGGCCGAGCGAGGACGGACCGAAGGACCAGGCGCTGGCCCTGCCCGATGTCGGCCCAAAGGCGCAGGCCATGCGGCTGGCGCGCTGGGAAGAGGTGGAACGGCAACTGGCCGCGATCCGGGCCGATCAGCTTTCGCCGGAGCAGAAGCTGAACTTCGCGGTCTACAAGGGGCAGATCGACGCGCTGGTCGCCGAGCAGCGCTATCGCGAATATGAGAAGCCGCTGAACGCCGATACCAGCTTCTGGGGCGATCTGGCCGGATGGGCGCGCGATCCGCTGCGCGACGAAGCGGGCGCGCGGCGCTATATCGCGATGCTGCGCGATGTTCCGCGCTTCTACGATCAGCAGATCGCCAATATGCGCGCCGGTCTGAAGCGGGGCTTCACCCCGGCGCAGATCACGCTGCAAGGGCGCGACATCGGCGTCGAGCAGGTGGCGCAGGCGAAAAGTGTCGAGAACAATCCCTTCTACGCGCCGTTCAGGGCGCTGCCCGCGACCATCCCGGCCGATGTGCAGGCGCAACTCCGCGCCGAGGCGCAGGCCGCGATCGCGCAGGCGGTGGTGCCGGCGCATCAGACCTTGCTGACCTTTTTGCGGCGGGACTATATCCCCGGCGCGCGCAAGGATCTCGCCGCCTATAAATTGCCCGACGGCAAGGCCTATTATCAGTCGAAGATCCGCGAGTTCGTGACGCTGGATAAAAGCCCGGCGGAGATTCACCAGATCGGCCTCAGCGAAATGGCGCGCATTCGCGGCCAGATGGCGGAGGTGATGCGGCAGGTCGATTTCAAGGGCGACCTGCCCGCCTTCCTCACCTTCCTGCGCACCGATCCGCAATTTTACGCCAAAACGCCGCAGGAACTGCTCAACCGCGCGGCGTGGATCGCCAAGATGTTCGACGGCAAGGCGTCGGACTATTTCGGCCGGATGCCGCGGATGCGTTTTGCGATCAAGCCGGTGCCGGACGATATCGCGCCCTTCTACACCGGCGGGCGCGGCGGGCCGGGCATCTATCTGGTCAACACCTATAATCTCCCCTCGCGCCCCTTCTACTCGCAGGTCGCGCTGACGCTGCACGAAAGCGCGCCGGGCCATGCGATGCAGATGCCGCTGGCGGCGGAGAACAAGGCCTTGCCCGCGTTCCGCCGCGACACGTACCTCTCCGCCTATGGTGAGGGCTGGGCGCTCTATTGCGAGGCGCTGGGCGAGGATATGGGCCTATATGAAACGCCCTATGATCGTTTCGGGATGCTGAGCTATCAGGCGTGGCGCGCGTCGCGGCTGGTGGTCGACACCGGCGTTCACGCCATGGGCTGGACCCGCAAACAGGCGCAGGATTATCTGCACGACAATACGGCGCTGTCCGATCATGAGATCGAGACGGAGGTGGACCGCTATATCGCCTGGCCGGGGCAGGCTTTGTCCTATTATATGGGCGAACTCGCCTTTGTGGAGGCGCGCCGCAAGGCCGAGAAGGCGCTGGGGCCGAAGTTCAACATTCGCGCCTTTCATGACGCGGTGCTGGCGCTGGGCGCGGTGCCGCTGCCGGTGATCGACCAGCGCGTCGATCAGTTGATCGCGGACGGCGGGAAGGGGCCATATCCCGATGAGGAATAG
- a CDS encoding Ldh family oxidoreductase, which translates to MSDDVAMTLAEADALARRILEGRGLAPDHAAAVARTMVAGERDGCASHGLYRLLVAANSIERGVVVPDAVPVVSEPAAALVRVDGKGGFAQLPFERGLPLLVDKARRFGIAAMALNNVVHFAALWPEVEALTDAGLVGLAFTPSHAWVAPEGGTKPVFGTNPIAFGWPRPGGHPFVFDFATSAVARGEIELHRRAGKAIPLDWGYDAEGYPSIDPRAVLDGAMRTFGGHKGSALAAMVELIAGPLIGDMTSAESMAADEGRMGSPIGGELVIAIDPAGFLGASVEDHLDRAEAMFDAITGQGARLPGSRRYVARAKSDVEGVRIPAQLHRDILALLEGEAA; encoded by the coding sequence ATGAGCGATGATGTCGCGATGACATTGGCGGAGGCGGATGCGCTTGCCCGCCGGATATTGGAAGGGCGCGGGCTGGCCCCCGATCATGCCGCCGCCGTCGCCCGCACCATGGTCGCGGGGGAACGGGACGGCTGCGCGTCGCACGGCCTCTATCGGCTGCTGGTCGCCGCCAATTCGATCGAGCGCGGCGTGGTCGTGCCGGATGCGGTGCCGGTGGTGAGCGAGCCGGCGGCGGCGCTGGTGCGGGTGGATGGCAAGGGCGGTTTCGCGCAATTGCCGTTCGAGCGCGGGCTGCCGCTGCTGGTCGACAAGGCGCGCCGGTTCGGCATCGCGGCGATGGCGCTCAACAATGTCGTGCATTTCGCGGCGCTCTGGCCGGAGGTCGAGGCGCTGACCGACGCGGGGCTGGTGGGTCTTGCTTTTACGCCCAGCCATGCCTGGGTCGCGCCGGAGGGCGGGACCAAGCCGGTGTTCGGCACCAACCCGATCGCCTTTGGCTGGCCGCGTCCCGGCGGGCATCCCTTCGTTTTCGACTTCGCCACCAGCGCGGTGGCGCGGGGCGAGATCGAACTGCACCGCCGCGCGGGGAAGGCGATCCCGCTCGACTGGGGCTATGATGCGGAGGGCTATCCCTCGATCGATCCCAGGGCGGTACTGGACGGGGCGATGCGCACCTTTGGCGGGCATAAGGGATCGGCATTGGCGGCGATGGTCGAACTGATCGCCGGGCCACTGATCGGCGACATGACCAGCGCGGAATCGATGGCGGCGGACGAAGGACGGATGGGATCGCCGATCGGCGGCGAACTGGTGATCGCGATCGATCCGGCGGGCTTTCTGGGCGCGAGCGTCGAGGATCATCTGGACCGGGCCGAAGCGATGTTCGATGCGATCACCGGACAGGGCGCGCGCCTGCCCGGATCGCGCCGCTATGTGGCGCGCGCGAAGTCGGATGTGGAAGGGGTTCGCATTCCGGCGCAACTGCACCGGGACATTTTGGCATTGCTGGAAGGGGAAGCGGCGTGA